AGTTGCAGACAAAAACACAGATGATTCGTGATAAAGATAAGCAGATTTGCATGTTGGAATCAGAGTTACTGGAATGGGAGAGCCAATGTATAGATACTGATGAAAAATTGTCTCAGTCTTATGCTGAAATCCAGGAGTTGAGGAATGAGATTGGTAAAAGCGAGTTCCCCAAAATGGTGTCTGGTGTGGCCTCTTCCCACAATTCACAGCCACATTTCACAGCAGATTTGCCCTCTGAAAAGGTCTGTGTTTCAAGTGCAAATAAGGGGGcgctagagagtgagattgtagaagTTCCCAGTGTTGGTTCTCAATTGTGTAATAAACAGAAATTGAATAACAATAAGGGCAAATACAAAGCAAATTGGGGAGGTTTAAGAGTTGTTAGAAGTGTGTCTCTGGCAGTGAAGCGGTATAGATCAGCTATGAAAAATGAGACCCAGATAGTAAATACGGCTAAAAGGGTAAAGTCTTGTTTTGCATGTGGTGGTTCAGGCCATATCGCTAGATATTGTAAGGCACATGGTAACAAAACGAAACACTGTTCAGCTAAATGTACTACATGTGGTCATAGTGGCCATATCTCCACAAGTTGTTATTCTACTGGAAACATGAAGCAGAGGGAACCAGGTAAATCcaaacagactgggaagggaaatATACATTCTTCCTCCAAACAACAGTTTCCAGAGAAATCTCTCAGCTTCCCATATAAACCTCATCTGTTTAATCCTATGAAAGATGACATTACAAAATACGTGTTCAAGGAGTTGTGTGCACAGGTAGCAATATTCTTACAGAAACcgtatatacaggtggaggatcccaTGCCCCCTGTTGGTCAAACGGGGGAAGGGAGACTAAAGAGTGAACAAGGGCCACCTTCCTTTTGCATGTAAATAGTGTTCACTTGTTTTGTCTTTTGGGGAAAAATGGAGGTACATAAGATACTGACTAAACTTTCTTTCTGCCCACTAGGGCCATACCATAGGCTTACTTGTAAAAATGACAATTCATTTGTTAGTTTAGGGTTGACATTTACAGGAGCCTCcccaaatttgtggggaaaactaATTAGGAAGAAACTAACTAACcactttgatttatttatttattttttcaagagGTGGGGGAGGTTTAGCAATAGCTATTCCTCCCACTAGAAGGCAATATGCCTAGAGGGACTGAGGTAACACTCACACTCAAATATTAGTTAGCAATGGTCGGAATAATGCTGGGAAAGTGAGTGTGGATATGCAGAGTGGAGTTCAACTGTGTCTGGTGTTGGGTTGTTCCAAGGTTCACTGATCAGCACAGGCAGAAGAGATTCTCTGATGGGCTTGGAaatactaaaattgtattgttggaaAGTGACTCTAAACCTGTTTATTTTCCATTCAGCAGATTAGTGGCAGTGTAACCCCGCTCAACCCATCGACCTCCTATCAGAAGAATCCAAGCTCAACACAAAGAGATGACCAGATGACCAACGCTTCTAATGGAGTGAAGAAGGCTACCTATTCCCCAGCATCCCGTGGTTGGAAGATGACAAGGATCAAGTCGTCAAGACTGGGTTTGGATGACATCGCGAGACAGGAGAACCCAGAACCAAAGAATTCCCTCCAGCATTTTGGAAAAGGCTTTTGGACACCACAGAGGACGCTTTAAAGAAACTGTCTGAAGAGAAGCTAcaaatcagggctgtagctctaaCAATCTCCTAGCTCTAGATCCTTGCTGCAGCTACATAGTGAACAATGAGGGCGACATTAACCATCATCAATGTAGACTGACAGCGATCAAAACTCCATGGAACACCAAACACCGGATTATTTGGGTGGATGGGGAAACTGGGGGAATATAATTACTTTGTATTTCTTTGTTTTATGGAGATATACATGTTGTATGTTTGGTAAACTAGCAGACATGGAATTTAGGGAATCACCTAACATTCGTCAATTATGATGTAAAAGCAAGAGGTGGAATGTTATGGacactgaaattatgtgtttttacatccattgtttccatgcagtatacatttccctgcccccacggttttagcttggtttagccacagccacagtgggcggggctaaagaacctgtttttccaggttatgtgaggagagtaggccaaaggggtggggcattaggggatatcacaggaaaccacatGGCCTTCGGTCCTCTTTTGCTTGGGAATTTCGTTGAGAGAGGAGCATCCTGCtccttagcctgggatggataagtatattggttgtatcatttctacactaaatattcacgtatcacttgtgtcacgatgccggctggcaggtagtggatcctttgtgccagagagggattggcgtggaccgcgctagaggaccggttctaagccactactggttttcaccagagcccgccgcaaagcgggatggtcttgctgcggcggtagtgaccaggtcgtatcccctagcaacggctcaacctctctggctgctgaagatactgaagataggcgaggtacaagggagtaggcagaagcaaagtcggacgtagcagaaggtcgggggcaggcggcaagattcgtagtcaggggagatagcaggagatctggtacactggctataaacacacaaaacgctttcactaggcacaagggcaacaagatccggcaagggagtgcaagggaggagactagatatagccagggaacaggtgggagccaattaagctaattgggccaggcaccaatcattggtgcactggccctttaaatctcagggagctggcgcgcgcgcgccctagagagcggagccgcgcgcgccagcacatgacagcaggagacgggaacgggtaagtgacctgggatgcgattcgcgagcgggcgcgtcccgctgtgcgaatcgcatccccaacggccaggacagggcagcgctcccggtcagcgggaccgaccggggcgctgcggagagagagacgccgtacgcgctccggggaggagcggggacccggagcgctaggcgtaacagtacccccccccttaggtctccccttccctttgtctggtaactgcctcccctgggatgaggacaccgggaaaggatggagggattcctcaacagcaggcggaacagcaggagtagggatggggagggagggcagagggcgagacttggcacggggcagtgtgacaccaggacgagggccaagaggggacacagaggtttgcctgatgggactgggagggggggagaggtatttcttgtggcaggcagagtccttaatgaccttagggggaccggatacaggaggaaccacagggtcacggcagggagtactggggaccggttgaaggcagtccttggaacaagaggggccccaactcttgatctccccagtggaccaatccagggttggggaatggtgttgaagccagggtagtccaaggagaacttcagaagtgcaattaggaaggacaaaaaatacaatttcctcgtgatgaggtccgatgcacattaggaggggctccgtgcgataacgcacggtgcagtccaatctggctccgttgaccgcggaaatgtggagtggcttgacaagacgggtcaccggaatgcggaatttattcactaaggactcccgaataaaattcccagaagctccagagtccaggcaggccacggctgagaggggagagctggctgacgtagaaatccgaacaggcaccgtgagacgtggagaagtcgacttagcatcaagagacgccacacccacgagagctgggtgcgagcgtgcgtttcccagacgtggaggacggattgggcactccaccaaaaaatgttcagtactggcacagtacagacaaagattctcttccttacggcgattcctctcttccagggtcaggcgagaccgatccacttgcatggcctcctcggcgggaggcctaggcgcagattgcagtggagactgtgggagaggtgtccagagatctaagtctttttcctggcggagctcttgatgcctctcagaaaaacgcatgtcaatgcgagtggctagatgaatgagttcatgcaggttagcaggagtctctcgtgcggccagaacatctttaatgttgctggataggccttttttaaaggtcgcgcagagagcctcattattccaggaaagttcagaagcaagggtacggaattgtatggcgtactcgccaacggaagaattaccctggacgaggttcagcagggcagtctcagcagaagaggctcgggcaggttcctcaaagacacttcgaatttccgagaagaaggagtgtaccgaggcggtgacggggtcattgcggtcccagagcggtgtggcccatgacagggcttttccagacagaaggctgactacgaaagccaccttagacctttcagtgggaaactggtccgacatcatctccaagtgcaatgaacattgcgaaagaaagccacggcaaaacttagagtccccattaaatttgtccggcaaggacaggcggaggctaggagtggccactcgctgcggaggaggtgcaggagctggcggaggagatgattgctgaagaagttgcgaatgttggtgcacaatggtggacacttccgacagctggtgggttagatgggcgatctgtcgggcttgctgggcgaccaccgtggtgatatcagaggcaactggcaggggaacctcagcgggatccatggccggatctactgtcacgatgccggctggcaggtagtggatcctctgtgccagagagggattggcgtggaccgcgctagaggaccggttctaagccactactggttttcaccagagcccgccgcaaagcgggatggtcttgctgcggcggtagtgaccaggtcgtatcccctagcaacggctcaacctctctggctgctgaagatactgaagataggcgaggtacaagggagtaggcagaagcaaagtcggacgtagcagaaggtcgggggcaggcggcaagattcgtagtcaggggagatagcaggagatctggtacactggctataaacacacaaaacgctttcactaggcacaagggcaacaagatccggcaagggagtgcaagggaggagactagatatagccagggaacaggtgggagccaattaagctaattgggccaggcaccaatcattggtgcactggccctttaaatctcagggagctggcgcgcgcgcgccctagagagcggagccgcgcgcgccagcacatgacagcaggagacgggaacgggtaagtgacctgggatgcgattcgcgagcgggcgcgtcccgctgtgcgaatcgcatccccaacggccaggacagggcagcgctcccggtcagcgggaccgaccggggcgctgcggagagagagacgccgtacgcgctccggggaggagcggggacccggagcgctaggcgtaacaacttgcgtagattcctgctagtttgctaaacatagagtatgtactattgtattaatgcttgtatgtatgtcttatttggtttagctaattaatgtttttattaaatgttattaactttgctggttaccgagtgatagttaatttggtggtatacactgccggtacaagacatttctgccaaaataccttgtacaattatttcatagttgtacaaaacttaatcagtgtttctgggtgttttacaaacatatttaggacctataaatttagcctgaacttcctgcttccgttttcatatagttggtgccattttgactccaacaaagagagcacatggtcgggggaggggcatgtttgttttactctaattctaaaatcacaattggtgtagcatgcaggattgtccacaataagtggagctgcagacaggattatcacctttagaaccgcaacaaatggcgtagtcggcaggattgtccacaataagtggagctgcagacaggattatcacctttaGAACCACAACACGCTCCTAGTGTAATATGTTAGGATAGGTGAGCCCCTTAGGAAACCAAGTATAAGGCTTACCGGAGggcgttgtgctgagggcacaacacctatgcAGGCATGTAGAATCACTCAATGGACGTGAGGTCAGCAGCTCCAGGATCCCCTCTGAGTGTCCTAGACGCTCAGTATCAAGGTAAGATTCAAGATGTGTGACCCATAATCCGGGACACAGAAAATGGGGATTTGTTTCCAAAGCGCTTCTCCTCCGGTTAGTAAGTGGTAAGTCCAGGCAGAAAGATTCTTAAGTATATAAGGAATTTATTGCAACACTTAGTTTCGAGCCTTATGCCAGGCTCTTCCTCAGGCATATAAAATACACTGCAAATATTCAAGGTTAAAAAGCCCGGTTCCAATCTGCATCCGGGTGAAAGGTCATACATAACCCAATTTAAAATATCATAAAATAAAGATCATAAAGAAAAAACAATGAAGATAATGAAACACATAAACATTCTCATTAAAACATATAATCATGAGCTATAAAAATGCATATAATGAGGCGCGATACATTTTttgtggcagcgctggaggctcgtaaaCCCGCCGCTCATCACGGAGCTGCAGGTTACTAATACGCATGCGCTACTATGTAGCGACTTGTAAACAAATGGAGAGACTTCAAACACATGGCTCTAAATCAATAGGGCGCATGCGCTAGAATTGGTAAACAAAGGGGAATGTCAGACCGAGCTTTCATACAGCTACAAGGTAAGCGCTGGTACAGAACACTGTGATAAAAGAACAGAGTTGCCGTTCGCAACAGTGTTCTTTCTAAGGTGGAGAAGAATTTAGCCTCTAAGTGCAATCTTTTTACAACATGAAGCGAACAGCATAATTACATATATTATAATAGGAATGATAGGAAATGCTTAAAAATCAGCATAGGCAAATGAAACAGAAATGGATTGTTTCTCTTTCTTTCATTAtgagaattttttaaaaataaaatttatatatataaaacagaaaTTTTTGGCTTACATAATATAATTAAATTTTGTGTGACCACAGCACATGAGGGGCTTTAGCATCGCGGCTCCGTTATTCTCCACCATAGAAAGAACACTGTTGCGAACGGCAACTCTGTTCTCTTTTCACAGTGTTCTGTACCAGTGCTTACCTTGTAGCTGTATGACAGCTCGGTCTGACATTCCCCTTTGTTTACCAATTCTAGCGCATGTGCCCTATTGATTTATGTGTTTGAAGTCTCCATTTGTTTACAAGTCGCTACATAGTAGTGCATGCGTATTAGTAACCTGCAGCTCCGTGATGAGCGTCGGGtttacgagcctccagcgctgccacaaCAAATGTATCGCGCCTcattatatgtgtttttatagCTCATGATTATATGTTTTAATGAGAATGTTTATGTGTTTCATTATCTTCATTGTCTTTTCTTTATGATCTTTATTTTATGATATTTTAAATTGAGTTATGTATGACCTTTCACCCGGATGCAGATTGGAACCGGGCTTTTTAACCTTGAATATTTGCAGTGTATTTTATATGCCTGAGGAAGAGCCTGGCATAAGGCTCGAAACTAAGTGTTGCAATAAATTCCTTATATACTTAAGAATCTTTCTGCCTGGACTTACCACTTACTAACCAGAGGAGAAGCGCTTTGGAAACAAATCCCCATTTTCTGTGTCCCGGATTATGGGTCACACATCTTGATTCTTATCTGTCCaattgttaagcatgggggtggatcaattatgctttggggttgtattgcagccagtggcacagggaatatctcacgagtagaaggaaaaattgattcaataaaatttcagcaaattttggacttgatgccatctgtgaaaaagctgaagttaaagagaggattacAAGCTgttatacttgccaaaggggggggggggggcagtacaagatattaactctgcagggtgcccaaactttttcagacgccattttttttcctgttattttgtaagtgtaaatgatggaaataaaatctaacttttgttgacatattataagaatgtctaatctgtaatttgatgccttttggagattttttcatctttccttggcttctttatgcacactaatacaaatttttacctggggtgcccaaacttttgatccccactgtaatatgTACTGTAGGTCTCCCTTATGCCACCAAAATATCTTTGACTCATCAAAGTATGGACTGCACAAGACTTCTAATGATGTCCTGTGGCATGTAGCACCCTATCAAATAACCAGACATCTTTTCCAATTGTTAAACTGTCAATCTTGATGGTTAAATGCCCATAGTAGTTGCATTTGGTGGTGGAAAGCTGTCAATATGAGCACTTTTTCCTGTCTGCTGCTGTGATACACCACACACAGAAAGCTGCAGtatattgaaatatttttttccctacgcATTTGGACAAATCCATCCACAATGCAACAAAAACATGTTTCATATACATATAAATTTTGGGGATCACAAGGTTTCAAATTATtctcttacaccccccccccccactccatccCGTGTCTCCTTTGTAGATGAATATAGCACTGTCAGTACTTACTGGTGCCTCTGGCAGTAGCAGAGGATTCTAGTAGTTCTTGTGCATGCACAGAAGAACAATGCAACACAGTGAAAAGATTCTGTGGGAATTTTGTGAGAATGGCTTCACATCTCAGCACCTCTATTGTTTGTGGGTATAATGTAGAAGTTCAGATGAACAAAGACACACACTATATTAAAATAGCTTTTAAATATCGGTAGAaactagctctgtttttctattgcaGCCTTTAAAGAGTTGAATGGAggccaaaaaaatattataagtGGAGTAAGCACCTTCATAACAACTCATAAGAATGTCTATAATAGCTAGCAAATCAcctattgacattaaaaaatctttgcattcacttccaggcagtggaagagagaggtggtgtctggtaactataagggaaagtatactaagcgattgtctgtgattgtgtgtctgtatacaagagtgtgaagtatacaagtgggtgtaagtataaaagtgagagggacttaaaggggtactctggtggaaaacgttttttttttttttttttttttaacttactggtgccagaaagttaaacagatttgtaaattacttccattaaaaaaaaatcttaatccttccagtacttattagctgctgaattctacaaaggaaattattttctttttggaacacagtgctctctgctgacatcatgaccacagtgttctctgctgacatttctctctctattttaagaattgtccagagagcactgtggtcatgatgtccgcagagagctctgtgttaaaaaaaaaaagaatttcctctgtagtattcagcagctaataagtactggaaggattaagattttttacagaagtaattaacaaatctgtttaacttttgaaaaaaaaaaaaaaagtttccaccggagtacccctttaacctcttaaggaaccagccattttacaccttaggacccggccatttttttaacatctgaccactgtcactttaaacattaataactctggaatgcttttagttatcattctgattccgagattgttttttcgtgacatattctactttaacatagtggtaaaaaaaatttgtaacttgcatcatttcttggtgaaaaatttgaaaattttatgaaaaattagaaaatgtttcatttttctaactttgaagctctctgtttgtaaggaaaatggatattcaaaatattaaacattttttttcacatatacaatatgtctactttatgtttgcatcataaaattgacaagtttttacttttggaagacaccagagggcttcaaagttcagcagcaattttccaatttttcacaaaatttccaaactcacaatttttcagggaccagttcaggtttgaagtggatttgaagggtcttcatcttagaaataccccacaaatgaccccattataaaaactgcaccccccaaagtatacaaaatgatattcggtcagccttttaaccctttaggtgtttcacaggaatagcaggaaagtgaaggagaaaattcacaatcttcattttttacactcgcatgttcttgtagacccaattttagaatttttacgaggggtaaaaggagaaaatgtatacttatatttgtagcccaatttctctcgagtaagcacatacctcatatgtctatgtaaagtgttcggtgggcgcagtagagggctcagaaccgaaggagtgacaaggggattttggagagtacgtttttctgaaatagtttttggggggcatgttgcatttaggaagcccctatggtgccagaacagcaaaaaaaaaaaaacacatgccataccattttggaaacaagaccccttgaggaacgtaacaaggaattaagtgagcctcaatatatgtgtttcacgacttttgcatatgtaaaaaaataaaatttcactaaaatgtctgtttccccccatatttcacatttttgcaagggttaatagcagaaaataccccccaacatttgtaaccccatctcttctgagtatggaggtaccccataagttgacctgaagtgcactacgggcgaactacaatgctcagaagagaaggagtcatatttggctttttgagagcaaattttgctcgggggcatgtcccatataggaagcccctatggtgccaggacagcaaaaaatacccacatggcataccattttggaaactagaccccttgaggaacgtaacaaggaagaaagtgagccttaataccccacacgggtttcacgacttttgcatacgtaaaaaaaaaaattcattaaaattggtgtttccccccaaattttacatttttgcaagggttaatagcaaaaaataccccccaaaatttgaaaccccatctcttctgagtatggaggtaccccataagttgacctgaagtgcactacgagcgaactacaatgctcagaagagaaggagtcaaatttggctttttgagagcaaattttgctcgggggggatgtcgcatttaggaagcccctatggtgccaggacagcaaaataacccctacatggcataccattttggaaactagaccccttgaggaacgtaacaaggggtacagtgagcatttacccccactggtgtctgtcagatctttggaacagtgggctgtacaacatttttaatttgcacagcccactgttccaaaggtccgtcagacacctgtggggtgtaaattctcactgcaccccttattacattccgtgaggggtgtagtttccaaaatggggtcacatgtggggttttgttttttttgcgtttgtcaaaaccgctgtaacaatcagccacccctgtgcaaatcacctcaaatgtacatggtgcactctcccttctgggccttgttgtgcgcccccaaagcactttgcgcccacatatggggtatttccgtagtcaggagaaattgcattacaaattttggggggcttttttccattttacctcttgtcaaaatgaaaagtatagggcaacaccagcatgttagtgtaaaaaaattatttttttacactaacatgctggtgtagaccccaacttcacattttcataaggggtgaaaggagaaaaagccccccaaaatttgttaggcaatttctcccgagtacggcgataccccatatgtgaccctaaactgttgccttgaaatacaacagggctccaaagtgagagcgccatgcgcatttgaggcctgaattagggatttgcataggggtggacataggggtattctacgccagtgattcccaaacagggtgcctccagctgttgcaaaactcccagcatgcttggacagtcaacggctgtccggcaatactgggagttgttgttttgcaacagctggaggctccattttagaaacagtggcgtaccagacgtttttcatttttattggggaggggggctgtgtaggggtatgtgtatatgtagtgttttttactttttattttattttgtgttagtgtagtgtagtgtttttagggtacagtcacacgggcagggggttacagcgagtttgagctgctgcgcaaaatttgctgcatcgcaaacttgcagcctgatactcactgtaagcccccttgcccatgtgaatgtaccctgtacattcacaggggggacctccagctgttgcaaaactacaactcccagcatgcacagtctatcagtgcatgctggtagttatagttttgcaacagctgttggcacacgggttgggaaacactgagttaggaaacagataatgtttgccaaccagtgtgcctccagttgttgcaaaaccacaactctcagcattctcaagcatgctgggagtagtagttggcaacatctttagagccagatgttgccgaactacaactcccagcatgcttggcgttgtagttttgcaacatctggaggactacagtttgcagaccactaatacagtggttcccaatctgtgcccttccagatgttgcaaaactacaactcccagtatgccaaaactgtccaggcatgctgggagttgtagttctgcaacatctgaagggccagatgttacagaactacaactcccagcatgcctggagagtaagggcatgctgaggatgtgtagttt
The sequence above is a segment of the Hyla sarda isolate aHylSar1 chromosome 6, aHylSar1.hap1, whole genome shotgun sequence genome. Coding sequences within it:
- the LOC130277028 gene encoding uncharacterized protein LOC130277028, whose protein sequence is MSFIRRKFCSLIEDRRPKFGAVPHWATTMGKWSVVAEELVRYGAPVYPEMGGEIGGMALKLDLGVYPKNESRAAAEVGWTLLHALKCEVQRNEELEKELQTKTQMIRDKDKQICMLESELLEWESQCIDTDEKLSQSYAEIQELRNEIGKSEFPKMVSGVASSHNSQPHFTADLPSEKVCVSSANKGALESEIVEVPSVGSQLCNKQKLNNNKGKYKANWGGLRVVRSVSLAVKRYRSAMKNETQIVNTAKRVKSCFACGGSGHIARYCKAHGNKTKHCSAKCTTCGHSGHISTSCYSTGNMKQREPAD